GAGACGTTTTCCCGGCCACGGCCATGTCGTGCATGGGTTCCGACCCGAGCCGTTCCTGGAAACGCTCGAGCCGTTCCTTCGCCGCGTCCGTACGGCCTGAGTCCTACGAGGTCCGCTCCTTCGCCTGCTTCTGCAGCGCGTCCGCGAGCTGGGTGATCCGTAGCTCGGCGGCGTCGAGCTTCTTCGCGCCGCGCTCGTAGAGACGCAGCCCCTCTTCGTAGAGACGCACCGCCTCGTCGAGGTCGAGCGAGGGATCCTCGAGCCGGTCGGCGATCGCCTCGAGACGCGTGAGGGCTTCTTCGATGCTCGGCTCGGCCTCAGCCACTCTTCTCCACCTTCTCTACCGTGACATCCGCGCGTCCGTCGCGCATGCGCAGTCTCGCGCCTTCGCCTGGCAGTAGCGTGGCGACCGATGCGCGCACGCGCCCGTCCGCGCCCTCGACGATCGCGTAGCCGCGCCCGAGCACCTTCAGCGGCGACAACGCCTCGAGACGGCGATGTGCTGCGACGAGCCGCTGGCGGCGCGACGGCACCAGGCGCGACACGGCGCGGTCGAGCAGGCGCCGGCCTTCGTCAAGCTGCTGCCGCAGCGCGGCGACCTTCGCGGGCGGCGCGCGACGCTCGACCAGCCGGCGCGCTTCGATGAGCCGCCGCCGGCGACCCTCGAGCGCTTCGCGCATGCGCGTCGTGACGCGGCGCCACAGCCGCTCCGCGGCGACCTGGTGACGCGTCGAGTCGGGCACGACGAGCTCCGCGGCGACCGATGGCGTCGGCGCGCGCACGTCCGCGGCGTGGTCCGCCAGCGTCACGTCGGTCTCGTGCCCGACGCCGCAGACGACCGGCCTGGGGAAGCGCGCGATCGCGCGCACCAGCGCCTCGTCGTTGAACGCGGCGAGATCCTCGCTCGGGCCGCCGCCACGCGCGATGATCACGACGTCCAGGTCGCGCAGCTGCCCGAGCCCGTCGAGCGCGCCGATGAGCGACTCGACCGCGCCGATGCCCTGCACCTGTGCGGGAGCGAGGATCAGCTCGACGCGCGGATCGCGACGCGCGACGACGGTCTGCACGTCGCGCCAGGCGGCGCCGATCGGGCTCGTCACGACCCCGACACGTCGCGGCGTTGGCGGGAGCGCGCGCTTCCGCTCCTGCGCGAAGAGGCCCTCGGCGGTGAGCCGCCGCTTGAGCGCCTCGAGGCGCAGGTACGCATCGCCGGCGCCCGCCGGACGGACATCGTCGATGCGGAGCTGGCAGCGGCCCTCACGGTGATAGAACTCGACCCACCCGTGCGCGAGGACCTTGGCGCCGTCGCGCGGCGTGAGCGCGATCTGCGCAGCCTGCGATGCGAAGAGCACCGACTGCAGCTGACCGACGTTGTCGCGCAGCGTGAAGTAGACGTGACCCGCCGGCGATACGCGAGCTTGCGAGACTTCGCCTTCGACCCAGAGGTCCTTGAACTCGTCGCCCGATTGGATGTGCTCGGCCAGCCGGATGGCGAGCTGCCCGACACGCAGGACGTCCTTAGGCGCGCTCGAGGTACTCACCCGTCCGCGTGTCGACCTTGATCTTGTCCCCCGCCTTCACGAACAGCGGAACGTTGACCTTGAGCCCGGACTCGAGCGTCGCCGGCTTCGTCGCGCCGGTCGCGGTGTCGCCCTTGAGACCGAAATCCGTCGAGGCGACGGTCATCACGATCGATGCCGGCATGTCGACACCGATGGGGTCGCCCTCGTACTCGTTGAGGGTGACCTCCATGCCGTCGGTGAGGTAATTCACGGCGTCACCGAGCTGGTCGGCATCGAGCGCGATCTGGTCGTACGTCTTCGTATCCATGAAGTGGTAGTGCGTGCCGTCCTTGTACATGAACTGCACGATGCGGTGGTCGAGGCGGGCGCGCTGGAAGCGCTCGCCGGCCTGGACCGTCTTCTCGATGAGATCACCTTTGCGCACGTTGCGCAGCTTCATGCGCACCTGCGCACTGCCGCGTCCCATCTTGATGTGCTGGAATTCGACGATCTGGTAGAGCTGCCCGTCGAT
This Candidatus Limnocylindria bacterium DNA region includes the following protein-coding sequences:
- the xseB gene encoding exodeoxyribonuclease VII small subunit, with the protein product MAEAEPSIEEALTRLEAIADRLEDPSLDLDEAVRLYEEGLRLYERGAKKLDAAELRITQLADALQKQAKERTS
- the xseA gene encoding exodeoxyribonuclease VII large subunit; this translates as MSTSSAPKDVLRVGQLAIRLAEHIQSGDEFKDLWVEGEVSQARVSPAGHVYFTLRDNVGQLQSVLFASQAAQIALTPRDGAKVLAHGWVEFYHREGRCQLRIDDVRPAGAGDAYLRLEALKRRLTAEGLFAQERKRALPPTPRRVGVVTSPIGAAWRDVQTVVARRDPRVELILAPAQVQGIGAVESLIGALDGLGQLRDLDVVIIARGGGPSEDLAAFNDEALVRAIARFPRPVVCGVGHETDVTLADHAADVRAPTPSVAAELVVPDSTRHQVAAERLWRRVTTRMREALEGRRRRLIEARRLVERRAPPAKVAALRQQLDEGRRLLDRAVSRLVPSRRQRLVAAHRRLEALSPLKVLGRGYAIVEGADGRVRASVATLLPGEGARLRMRDGRADVTVEKVEKSG
- the efp gene encoding elongation factor P, with protein sequence MISTGEIKRGITVEIDGQLYQIVEFQHIKMGRGSAQVRMKLRNVRKGDLIEKTVQAGERFQRARLDHRIVQFMYKDGTHYHFMDTKTYDQIALDADQLGDAVNYLTDGMEVTLNEYEGDPIGVDMPASIVMTVASTDFGLKGDTATGATKPATLESGLKVNVPLFVKAGDKIKVDTRTGEYLERA